One window from the genome of Amphiprion ocellaris isolate individual 3 ecotype Okinawa chromosome 23, ASM2253959v1, whole genome shotgun sequence encodes:
- the spata6l gene encoding spermatogenesis associated 6-like protein produces MSRKALKVVVELKFRAVSCPGVHLAAKDDVYLSMCFMGQCRQSESLPALFPLLFHEKMTFEKIFRHAVDPGDIAVMLEYETVRVELVQLIPPVGVTLACFEEDARNFLFPEPKLVPSFSGVDREVLMTRAPHFPGIAPRLEFSTKTTIIECSPDAEINFYPNVPLRPVLKKNRRRSDRPRTTSPHHKQPETLGRNGGGRVEGERRSIVRPSSYRCQSLSPLRTRNVQHLTRLRLDSCHKNSNNQPMMCSWPGASRSASPQRSAMFTNSSSPLTRSSSTVRYSQTARRKSMSSGLVGGTSEDDSSSSETLDPSDCHHSSNPSVLWRSYRGQARHGRSESSSHREWEEIQERVRGLLTTPKAVRRLVYGATVSEVDEVLARRSISPGPP; encoded by the exons ATGTCTCGAAAGGCGCTAAAAGTGGTGGTTGAACTAAAATTCCGAGCG GTTTCTTGTCCTGGAGTTCATCTAGCAGCCAAAGATGACGTCTACCTCAGCATGTGCTTCATGGGTCAGTGCCGTCAGTCTGAAAGCCTCCCTGCACTCTTCCCTCTGCTGTTCCACGAGAAGATGACCTTTGAAAAG ATTTTCAGGCATGCAGTCGACCCTGGAGACATCGCTGTGATGCTGGAAT ACGAGACAGTCAGAGTTGAACTGGTGCAACTGATTCCTCCAG TGGGCGTCACTCTGGCCTGCTTTGAAGAAGATGCTCGAAACTTCTTATTCCCAGAGCCCAAGCTGGTTCCCTCGTTTTCTGGAGTGGACCGAGAGGTTCTGATGACCCGAGCGCCTCATTTTCCG GGTATCGCTCCAAGGTTGGAGTTTTCCACCAAGACGACCATCATTGAGTGCTCACCTGACGCAGAGATCAACTTTTACCCCAACGTTCCCCTG AGGCCAGTGTTAAAGAAGAACAGGAGGCGTTCCGACAGACCCAGAACCACCTCTCCTCATCACAAACAACCTGAAACCCTTGGAAGGAATGGAGGTGGCAGAGTGGAAGGAGAGAGACGCAGCATCGTCAGGCCGTCGTCGTACAGATGTcagtctctttctcctctgaGGACCAGAAACGTCCAGCATCTCACTCGCCTCAGACTGGACTCCtgccacaaaaacagcaacaatcaGCCT atgatgtgTTCGTGGCCTGGAGCCAGTCGGTCTGCCTCGCCCCAGCGCTCTGCAATGTTTACCAACTCCTCCTCACCTTTGACCAGGTCTTCCTCCACAG tgAGATATTCTCAAACTGCCCGAAGAAAATCTATGTCCAGTGGCTTG GTTGGAGGAACATCTGAAGACGACTCTAGCTCCTCAGAAACACTCGATCCCTCTGACTGCCATCATTCCTCCAACCCCTCAGTGTTATGGCGGTCTTACAGAGGACAGGCCAGACACGGCAG GTCAGAGTCCAGTTCTCACAGAGAATGGGAGGAGATCCAGGAGCGTGTCCGAGGACTCCTTACAACACCGAAAGCCGTACGCCGACTTGTCTAT GGGGCCACGGTTTCTgaggtggatgaagttttaGCCAGGAGATCCATCTCTCCAGGTCCACCATGA
- the trmt10a gene encoding RNA (guanine-9-)-methyltransferase domain-containing protein 2 has product MAEDSVKSEAPAQQKNENGENKSSQKAVSSNGEAENQTLSKRQRKKLLKQQKWEDERELRKQRRKERKQQRRLQRQDDEGGDGQSFRKRPRREVTPSSLRMVVDCSFDDLMLIKDVRKLHKQIQRCYAENRRALHPVQFYLTSLGGQLKQSMDEKDKGWVNWKDISIKTEHYSEVVAKEDLVYLTSDSPNVLEELDQKKAYVIGGLVDHNHHKGITFERAKELGIEHAQLPLSSFIKMNSRKVLAVNHVFEIILAYLEKGSWQEAFVTVLPQRKGAVAVDQDGTNAQEKEEEDSDSDSEPDATEQLEKRA; this is encoded by the exons ATGGCCGAAGACAGCGTGAAAAGTGAGGCTCCGGCCCAGCAGAAGAATGAAAACGGAGAGAATAAAAGCAGTCAGAAGGCTGTGAGCAGCAACGGAGAAGCTGAGAACCAAACTCTGTCCAAGAGGCAAAGAAAGAAGCTTCTGAAGCAGCAGAAGTGGGAAGACGAGAGGGAGCTCCGAAA GCAGAGACGAAaggagaggaagcagcagcGTCGGCTCCAGAGGCAGGACGATGAGGGAGGAGACGGCCAGAGTTTTAGGAAACGTCCACGCAGAGAGGTGACGCCGAGCTCTCTGAGGATGGTGGTGGACTGCAGCTTTGATGATCTCATGCTGATCAAG GATGTCCGGAAGCTTCACAAACAGATCCAGCGGTGCTACGCTGAGAACCGACGAGCCTTACATCCGGTGCAG TTTTATCTCACTAGTCTGGGAGGGCAGCTGAAGCAGAGCATGGATGAAAAGGATAAAGGATGGGTCAACTGGAAG GATATCAGCATTAAAACAGAACACTACTCTGAAGTTGTGGCCAAAGAGGACTTGGTGTATCTGACCTCAGACTCTCCCAAcgtgctggaggagctggaccAAAAGAAGGCCTACGTGATCGGAGGTCTGGTGGACCACAACCACCACAAG GGAATCACCTTCGAGAGGGCGAAGGAGCTCGGCATCGAACACGCACAGCTTCCTCTGAGCAGCTTCATCAAAATGAACAGTCGGAAGGTTCTGGCAGTGAACCACG TGTTTGAGATCATCCTGGCCTATCTGGAGAAGGGCAGCTGGCAGGAGGCCTTCGTCACCGTCCTGCCTCAGAGGAAAGGAGCTGTGGCCGTGGACCAGGACGGAACCAACGCtcaggagaaagaggaggaagactCGGATTCTGACTCTGAACCCGACGCCACAGAGCAACTGGAGAAAAGAGcttaa
- the c23h4orf54 gene encoding uncharacterized protein C4orf54 homolog isoform X2, whose protein sequence is MATGIFQAEIDFSCPICQDIFRNPVVLSCSHSFCKACLQRWWSQKKIHECPVCKRRSSKSDPPSNLSLKNVCEAFAQEQQKASSRPEVLCSLHSEVLKLFCLDHQQPVCVVCRDSKTHAHHRFRPIDEAAEDYKRGLRNLLKPLRDKLEHFHEVKLIWNDSAKLIKEQAQHTEKLIQEQFEKLHQFLVKEEAARIYAVRKEEEQKSQMMKTRIEDLSREISALAETIRATEEELRAEDVAFLHNYTTAVGRIQQRPLPDDPQLESGALVDVAKHLGNLSFNVWSKMKHKVSCSPVILDLNTAEPSLRLSPDLTVVIHQERKCRAPKNPERFEDYFTVLGSEGFDSGTHSWIVDVGNNTDWAVGVIGESVQRKAEIQTGCWSMWFHDGKYRAFSPTVKNKVLSVKQLLQRIKVHLDCTRKTVTFSNPDTKTVMQTFSVTVTEKLFPFVNTQNAVPLEISPLKVSVKVEM, encoded by the coding sequence ATGGCGACTGGAATTTTTCAAGCAGAGATCGACTTTTCTTGTCCAATCTGTCAAGACATCTTCCGAAATCCTGTCGTGCTGTCATGCAGCCACAGCTTCTGTAAAGCCTGCCTGCAGCGCTGGTGGTCGCAGAAGAAGATTCACGAATGTCCGGTTTGCAAAAGACGATCTTCAAAGAGCGACCCACCCTCTAATTTGTCCTTGAAGAATGTATGTGAAGCCTTCGCTCAGGAGCAACAGAAAGCTTCTTCGAGGCCTGAGGTTCTCTGCAGTTTACACTCTGAGGTTCTGAAGCTCTTCTGTCTGGATCATCAGCAGCCGGTGTGCGTCGTCTGTCGAGATTCAAAGACCCACGCCCACCACAGGTTCAGACCCATCGATGAAGCTGCAGAGGACTACAAGAGGGGGCTCAGGAATCTCCTGAAACCCTTACGGGACAAACTGGAGCATTTTCATGAAGTGAAACTCATCTGGAATGATTCAgcaaaactaattaaagaaCAAGCACAGCACACAGAGAAGCTGATCCAGGAGCAGTTTGAAAAGCTCCACCAGTTCCTCGTAAAGGAGGAGGCCGCCAGGATCTACGCCGTGaggaaggaagaggagcagaagagtcagatgatgaagacgaggatcgaGGATCTCAGCAGGGAAATATCCGCTCTGGCAGAAACCATCCGAGCCACAGAGGAGGAGCTGAGAGCCGAAGACGTCGCCTTTCTGCACAACTACACGACTGCAGTGGGGAGGATCCAACAGCGCCCCCTACCGGATGATCCACAGCTGGAATCTGGAGCTCTGGTCGATGTGGCCAAACATCTGGGCAACCTGAGCTTCAACGTCTGGAGCAAGATGAAGCACAAGGTCTCCTGTTCTCCTGTGATCCTGGACCTGAACACTGCAGAACCAAGCCTCCGGCTGTCTCCAGATCTGACCGTCGTCATTCATCAAGAAAGGAAGTGTCGGGCTCCAAAGAACCCGGAGAGGTTCGAGGACTATTTCACCGTCCTGGGCTCGGAGGGCTTCGACTCGGGGACTCACAGCTGGATCGTTGATGTCGGAAACAACACGGACTGGGCGGTGGGCGTGATCGGGGAGTCTGTCCAGAGGAAGGCAGAAATACAGACCGGATGCTGGAGCATGTGGTTCCACGATGGGAAATACAGAGCGTTCTCACCGACGGTTAAAAACAAAGTCctctcagtgaagcagctgctgcagaggatCAAAGTACATCTGgattgtacaagaaaaacagtgaCATTTTCCAACCCGGACACGAAAACAGTGATGCAGACGTTCTCAGTGACCGTCACTGAGAAGCTTTTTCCCTTCGTCAACACTCAAAACGCTGTTCCACTGGAGATATCCCCACTCAAAGTCTCTGTGAAGGTAGAGATGTAA